The following are encoded together in the Patagioenas fasciata isolate bPatFas1 chromosome 7, bPatFas1.hap1, whole genome shotgun sequence genome:
- the FZD5 gene encoding frizzled-5 has protein sequence MDGRGLPVPLVLGLPLLLGLPAAGRAASKALVCQEITVPMCKGIGYNLTYMPNQFNHDTQDEAGLEVHQFWPLVEIQCSPDLRFFLCSMYTPICLPDYTKPLPPCRSVCERAKAGCSPIMQQYGFAWPERMSCDSLPVLGDTEVLCMGYNHTEATTLPPFFGKPTRPAKDAAKNLTPLGGQRSSGSDCSRTCKCKSPLIPISKESHPLYNRIRTGQVPNCAIPCYQPYFTQDEKTFATFWIGLWSILCFLSTSTTVATFLIDMERFKYPERPIIFLSACYLFVSMGYIVRLVAGHANVACNPEHHHIHYDTTGPALCTVVFLLLYFFGMASSIWWVILSLTWFLAAGMKWGNEAIAGYAQYFHLAAWLIPSAKSITVLALSSVDGDPVAGVCYVGNQSLENLRGFVLAPLVVYLFTGSLFLLAGFVSLFRIRSVIKQGGTKTDKLEKLMIRIGIFTVLYTVPATIVIACYIYEQHNREAWERAQNCSCPGDPHRPKPDYAVFMLKYFMCLVVGITSGVWIWSGKTLESWRRFTARCCRARKPAGASVYGEVSPALAGRTVLPSMASYHKQVPLSHV, from the coding sequence ATGGACGGCCGGGGGCTGCCGGTGCcgctggtgctggggctgccactgctgctggggctgccggcGGCGGGGCGCGCCGCCTCCAAGGCTTTGGTGTGCCAGGAGATCACGGTGCCGATGTGCAAGGGCATCGGCTACAACCTCACCTACATGCCCAACCAGTTCAACCACGACACGCAGGACGAGGCTGGGCTGGAGGTGCACCAGTTCTGGCCGCTGGTGGAGATCCAGTGCTCCCCGGACCTGCgcttcttcctctgcagcatgtACACCCCCATCTGCCTACCCGACTACACCAAGCCGCTGCCCCCCTGCCGCTCCGTCTGCGAGCGGGCCAAGGCCGGCTGCTCGCCCATCATGCAGCAGTACGGCTTCGCCTGGCCCGAGAGGATGAGCTGTGACAGCCTGCCGGTGCTGGGGGACACCGAGGTGCTCTGCATGGGATACAACCACACAGAAGCTACCACCCTGCCGCCTTTCTTCGGGAAGCCCACACGTCCGGCCAAGGACGCGGCCAAAAACCTGACACCTCTCGGCGGGCAGCGCTCCTCAGGGTCAGACTGCAGCCGGACCTGCAAGTGCAAATCACCCCTGATCCCCATCTCCAAGGAGTCCCACCCGCTGTACAACCGCATCAGGACTGGGCAGGTGCCCAACTGCGCCATCCCCTGCTACCAACCCTACTTTACGCAGGATGAGAAGACCTTTGCTACCTTCTGGATCGGTCTCTGGTCTATTCTCTGCTTCCTCTCCACCTCCACCACTGTGGCCACCTTCCTCATCGACATGGAGCGCTTCAAGTACCCCGAGCGCCCCATCATCTTTCTCTCTGCTTGCTACCTCTTCGTCTCCATGGGCTACATTGTGCGGTTGGTGGCAGGGCATGCCAACGTGGCTTGCAACCCGGAGCACCACCACATCCACTATGACACCACGGGCCCTGCCCTCTGCACTGTGgttttccttctcctctactTCTTTGGCATGGCCAGCTCCATCTGGTGGGTCATCCTGTCCCTCACCTGGTTCCTGGCAGCCGGCATGAAGTGGGGCAATGAGGCCATTGCTGGCTACGCGCAGTATTTCCACCTGGCCGCCTGGCTCATCCCCAGTGCCAAATCCATCACTGTGCTGGCACTCAGCTCTGTGGATGGCGACCCAGTGGCCGGGGTTTGCTACGTGGGCAACCAGAGCCTGGAGAACCTGCGAGGCTTCGTGCTGGCACCACTGGTGGTTTATCTCTTCACCGGCAGCCTCTTCCTGCTGGCTGGCTTCGTCTCGCTCTTTCGCATCCGCAGTGTGATCAAACAGGGCGGCACCAAGACTGACAAACTGGAGAAGCTGATGATCCGCATCGGCATCTTCACCGTGCTCTACACCGTGCCCGCCACCATCGTCATTGCCTGCTACATCTACGAGCAGCACAACCGGGAGGCGTGGGAGCGGGCGCAGAACTGCTCCTGCCCGGGGGATCCTCACCGCCCCAAGCCTGACTATGCCGTCTTCATGCTCAAGTACTTCATGTGCCTTGTGGTGGGCATCACTTCTGGTGTCTGGATCTGGTCTGGCAAGACGCTGGAGTCCTGGAGGCGCTTCACAGCCCGCTGCTGCCGGGCCAGGAAGCCTGCGGGCGCCTCTGTGTATGGTGAGGTCAGCCCGGCGCTGGCGGGCAGGACGGTGCTGCCCAGCATGGCCTCCTACCACAAGCAGGTCCCGCTGTCCCACGTGTGA